DNA from Dasypus novemcinctus isolate mDasNov1 chromosome 19, mDasNov1.1.hap2, whole genome shotgun sequence:
CACACGGCAAGGAAACAGCCGAGGTGGAATAGAAACCTGGGTATGTAGTGATTTCAGACAACTCTAGAACGGGCTCTTTTTTGCTCCTTCTGGTGGGGGAGAGGCATAGTTCAGATTCATTTGCTTGTTTCTGGCACAAGGATGATTTGCTCAGTATcactggagaagaaaacagtctTCCCTTGGACCTCGGTTGTGCGGGGCCGTCCAATGATGGGCAGGAGGCTGGCCAGGACTGCGTTGAGGATGGCGGTCACGTAGCCCCAGCCCAGCCGGCACTGCCCACTGTGGTACACGGAGGCGTCCCCGCAGGCTGCCCTGGCAAATGGGGAGGCCAGGCCGACCGGGAAGACCAGGAGCCCCACAACAGTGGCAGCGGCTAGAAAGAGCAGGGAGATATCCCAGTGTGTCAGCCAGGGGGCTCTGGACCAGCCTCTCGTTCCAGGACTCACTCGTCCACTTACCCGTCCATTTTATCTACTCATCTATCTTTAGATCCGCCCACTCACTCATCCTTCCTTTCCCCCGCATCCATCTACTCATCTGTCTCTCCAACCATATTCCAATCCACCGTTCTTTCCATCCCTCCTGCCACCTATCCATTCACTCATCCATCCACTGAGCCCCCTGCCCACacccacccatcccccacccttcATCCATCAAGCCACATTCCAATCCACCCATTTTTAAACCATCTTCCTAGCCTTCCACCAATTCACTCATCCTTCCACCTGTCAATCAACCAATACATCCTTCAAGCCACCCATCAATTTATCTATCTACTGGCCCAAGAACCCAGCCATGCATTCACTCATCCAAATTGTGAGAGGTGCTGTGATGGACCCTGATGGTCCAGAGAGGAACAGGAGCTCCCCTCACCTTCAGAGCACTTCCAGGGCAGGAGAGTGAGATCTCTCCAGCCTCACTGCTGCTCAGCCACACTGCTCTGCTCCAGTTTCCTGCACATGACTTGCTTTTCTGTCTCCATGCCTTTGCCCCTGCTGTTCCCACCACCTGAAATGCCCTTTTATACTTGGAAAACTCCTACTTATCCTTCAAGACTCAGCTCAAATGatacctcctccaggaagccttcctcagTACCCTGCTCTCAGTGTATCAGGCACTCCTGGAGTTTCTCCTAGAGTCCTGTACTTATCTCCATCGGGTCAAATATGCCATTGACTTGTAACTGAATGACACCTTCCCCACCACTGGGCCCTGAGCAAGCCTAGGATTGTATCTTCATCCACTGATCCAAGAAAATTATCTGTTATGtggcaggcactgtgctaggcccTGACGACCAGGACAGACATGACTTTGCCCTGATGGAGCTGACATTCTAGTGGAGAGAGAGGGGCAGTAATAAGTAAGCAGGTAGCCATTTCAGGTAAGTGaggaaaagacatgaaaaaataatgtaaaataaggTGCAAGGCGGAAAATCTAAGGAGAGGATGCTCCCTTAGCTCCAGGTCGTGGAAAGACTCATTGTGGCAGTGATGTTTGAGCAGGGGCCTGAGTGAAGGTCCGGAGAGACATGGGAAGATCTAGGGGAAGCAAATTCCAGGCAAAGGGTACAAATTTGGGGAATATGAGCAACAGAAAGCCAGCCAGTATGGCCAGAGCACAGCGAGGCTGGCAGGGAGGGGTAAGAGGTCGATGACAGAACAGGGTTGGGATCAGATGAACCCTCGCAGGCCGCTgcaaggagtttggattttactgTGTGATGGGAAACCTTTGGAAGTGGGTAAGCCCGGCTGAGCCATGCTCTGATTTCAGTTTTAACAGCATTGATTTGGCCACTGGGTGGCGAAAAGACTCTAGGGCAAAGGTGGCAGCAGGGAAACTTTTTGCGAGGTGCTAGCTGCTGTAACTCAGCTGAGAGGTGGTGGAGAGCGAATTGGACAAGGGCTGCGATGCAGGCTAGGCTAGCCCTTATGGAGCCTTTGTGTGAATCAGAGAAAGGCACCCCTTTTGCACAGATGCAGCCCTGCAGGTTCTCGGCTTAACAAGTGGAACATGGGCCAGATTTCAGCAGGTCCTCATCTCGCAGCTGGGGACCCGTTTGCAGTGCACTGCCTGCCCAACTGTGCTTGGTGGCCCCAGTGAGGATGACAAAAGATGGATGGGTGAGAGAGTACCAAAGGGGGACAGATGGTCTGGACTTGGTTGGCTAAGGGCAGAAGAGGGTGGCATTAAAGATGCTACcgtccctctccccaatttctggCTTGCTCAAGGCCCAGACTAGTCTACCATCCTAGGCTTCATCTGTGAGATCCAACCCACAAGGCCAAGCTCCACCCGctgactcattcattcattcattcattccataaatatGTCCAGAGTGCATACTATGTGCTGATGGATTTACCTGCTGCTGCCTGCAGCCCTGGTGCTGGGCCACTGCCCCTCCTTGGGCAAAGCCTTTTGGGGGACAAGGCCCAGGAGAGGAGGAGAATTGCGTTGAAGGCCAGTAGGAGCCAGCCTCCAAGGAGCATCGCAGCTGAGACctgccagagagagagagagaggggagggtgCTGGCTAGGGTGAGGGCAGGCAGACGCTCCCCAGCTCATCCATCCGCTGCTGGACCCTCACAACCACCACACGAGGTCTGtgctattatctccattttacatatAAACAAACTGAGGTCCAGGGAGTTGGAGTCATTTGCCCCGGGGTGCACAGCTCACTTAGGTTGTGGAGCCAGAATTAAGACCCAGGTCTAGCACCATGTCCTCCCTGTATTGAGTACCAGCTATATATGTGGCAGGCTCATATCCATGTATATACGGATGCTGTTACATCACCTTAGTCATGATCAGTTTTGATAACTTTGAAGTCTTCCTTACCCACCCACCTATTGTTGCTTTTGGTAACGTGCACCATAGCAGGGGCTTTCAACACCTTAGCTTATGGCTTTCACCTAAGCTGTGCTTAAAGGCAGCCAAGGAGTGGTGTGCAGGTTGTATACTGCACAAAGCTAAGGGCTGCCGTTTACTCTGTAGCCGTCATGAACCTGTGTCTTGATTGTAACACTGTGCCAGCAGGTGGCAGTAAGTGTCCTGAAGCAGGAGCCCCTTTCCCTCATTTGCACAGAGGTGCTGCTTGGGCCCGCAGCTGCCTTCAGAATCGTCCTGAGCATTTGCTGAAAGACAGATAGCCCGGCGTCCCCCTACCCCATCAGAGTCAGAGACCTGGGATGGGGCCCAGAACTTGGCATTTTTGCCAAGTCCCACAGGAGATTCTGAAGGGCTGTCAGGTTTAAGAAACCTCTGTGTGTCCATAGGCGCAGGGACACCAGGAGGTGGGGCGCTGAGCCCCGCTACCCAGGGACACCAGGAGGTGAGGCGCTGAGCCCCGCTACCCAGGCCACCAGGAGGTGAGGCGCTGAGCCCCGCTACCCAGGCCACCGGGAGGTGGGGCGCTGAGCCCCGCTCCCCAGGGCCACCGGGAGGTGAGGCGCTGAGCCCCGCTACCCAGGGACACCGGGAGGTGAGGCGCTGAGCCCCGCTACCCAGGGACACCGGGAGGTGAGGCGCTGAGCCCCGCTACCCAGGGACACCGGGAGGTGAGGCGCTGAGCCCCGCTACCCAGGGACACCGGGAG
Protein-coding regions in this window:
- the LHFPL7 gene encoding LHFPL tetraspan subfamily member 7 protein; translation: MVGSVWAALGLSLAGLSALSLVSPAWFLTPTFSFGVLTYCSWPQDNSRNQSCATFRSLGALPDFAWKVSAAMLLGGWLLLAFNAILLLSWALSPKRLCPRRGSGPAPGLQAAAAAATVVGLLVFPVGLASPFARAACGDASVYHSGQCRLGWGYVTAILNAVLASLLPIIGRPRTTEVQGKTVFFSSDTEQIILVPETSK